The genomic segment GCTGTTGACGGCGGGTCAATGTTTTTCCATTGCTAGTCGAATGTTCAACTCACCGTCTTCGTCCACCTTTGCGGCGACAAAATCGGGCGTCTCCACGCCGAAGTCTATGCGGTTAATAGGCACAGTCCCGGCGATGACAAGCCGATTGCCGGTTCGGAGAACGTCAAACTCGGCCGTGACTTCCTTCTCTATACCATGCAGGTTAAGCATGCCGGTCACCGTCACCGTTCCGGGTTCACCATTGTCGGGAACGCCCGTGATATCGACTGGCGTGTTCACGGTAAATGTTGCTGTTGGGTAATCGTCCGTGTGCAGGATGGTACGCCGAACGTTAATGTCACGTTTCTCCACATCGGTCTGTAGGCCATTAACGTCAACCGTGACGTTTCCTGCGGTTAATGTCCCACCGTCAACGGTGACCTCACCTGTAACATCGTGGGTTGTTCCAGATGTTGAGCGGGACTCACCGGGCAAAAGCTCATGGAAGGTGTAGCCTACGGACGTCGTGTTATCACCTGCGTTGGGGATAATCGTCCAGGTGCCATTGATATCGGTTGTTGCTGCACTGGCGTCGCCTGTGTGCAACCCACCAGTTTTGATACCTGGGTCTGTGAGCGCCTTATACACAATGGGTCCAACACTCGCCAATGCTAAGACGATGATGGCCACAACGGTCAGGGCGACAAACGGCTTCTTCATAGTGTGAATATTATCGAACCGTGTTACCGCAAGTGTTCAATACTCCGGGCAAGGCGCACAAGTTCCTGACATAACTCACTTAACTCGGCGGCTGATGCTCCTTCAGTGGCGGCGACTTCGATGTCTTCAGCTGCGCAGCGTAACTCAAACAAGGAATCTTTGAGCTCAGCGGCCCGTTCTGGGTTCATGATCACAGCATTTGCAGGAATAGATGTGCCAGACACATTGTTGCGCTGTTCGTAGGCTCGTTGCCTGCAGGATTGGCTACAGTACTTTTTGGT from the Corynebacterium durum genome contains:
- a CDS encoding YceI family protein, whose translation is MKKPFVALTVVAIIVLALASVGPIVYKALTDPGIKTGGLHTGDASAATTDINGTWTIIPNAGDNTTSVGYTFHELLPGESRSTSGTTHDVTGEVTVDGGTLTAGNVTVDVNGLQTDVEKRDINVRRTILHTDDYPTATFTVNTPVDITGVPDNGEPGTVTVTGMLNLHGIEKEVTAEFDVLRTGNRLVIAGTVPINRIDFGVETPDFVAAKVDEDGELNIRLAMEKH